One window of Papaver somniferum cultivar HN1 chromosome 9, ASM357369v1, whole genome shotgun sequence genomic DNA carries:
- the LOC113313259 gene encoding 40S ribosomal protein S10-1-like — translation MIMSEKNRREISKYLFQEGVLYAKKDFNLAKHPDIDVPNLQVIKLMQSFKSKEYVRETFAWMHYYWFLTNDGIEFLRTYLNLPSEIVPNTLKKSAQTGRAPQGDRPRRNYEGGDRPRFGVDRDGYRGGPRGGAPGEFGGDKGGAPAEYQPQFKGSGGRGGFGRGGGGGFGGGAAGSGLP, via the exons ATG attaTGTCCGAGAAGAACCGTCGTGAGATTTCAAAGTACCTCTTCCAAG agGGAGTACTGTATGCAAAGAAGGATTTCAACTTGGCAAAGCATCCAGACATTGATGTACCAAATCTACAAGTGATTAAGCTTATGCAGAGTTTTAAATCAAAGGAATACGTTCGCGAGACATTCGCATGGATGCATTACTACTGGTTTTTGACTAATGATGGTATTGAGTTTTTGAGGACTTACTTGAATCTACCATCTGAGATTGTGCCTAACACTTTGAAGAAATCTGCTCAAACTGGAAGAGCACCACAGGGTGACAGACCTAG GCGTAATTATGAAGGTGGTGACAGACCTAGATTTGGTGTTGACAGAGATGGATACCGTGGTGGTCCAAGAGGGGGAGCACCAGGGGAGTTTGGAGGAGATAAGGGTGGTGCTCCAGCAGAGTATCAGCCACAATTTAAG GGTTCAGGAGGTAGGGGTGGTTTCggtcgtggtggtggtggtggctttGGTGGTGGCGCCGCAGGATCAGGTCTTCCTTAA